In Cynocephalus volans isolate mCynVol1 chromosome 3, mCynVol1.pri, whole genome shotgun sequence, one DNA window encodes the following:
- the PPP2R1A gene encoding serine/threonine-protein phosphatase 2A 65 kDa regulatory subunit A alpha isoform produces the protein MAAADGDDSLYPIAVLIDELRNEDVQLRLNSIKKLSTIALALGVERTRSELLPFLTDTIYDEDEVLLALAEQLGTFTTLVGGPEYVHCLLPPLESLATVEETVVRDKAVESLRAISHEHSPSDLEAHFVPLVKRLAGGDWFTSRTSACGLFSVCYPRVSSAVKAELRQYFRNLCSDDTPMVRRAAASKLGEFAKVLELDNVKSEIIPMFSNLASDEQDSVRLLAVEACVNIAQLLPQEDLEALVMPTLRQAAEDKSWRVRYMVADKFTELQKAVGPEITKTDLVPAFQNLMKDCEAEVRAAASHKVKEFCENLSADCRENVIMTQILPCIKELVSDANQHVKSALASVIMGLSPILGKDNTIEHLLPLFLAQLKDECPEVRLNIISNLDCVNEVIGIRQLSQSLLPAIVELAEDAKWRVRLAIIEYMPLLAGQLGVEFFDEKLNSLCMAWLVDHVYAIREAATSNLKKLVEKFGKEWAHATIIPKVLAMSGDPNYLHRMTTLFCINVLSEVCGQDITTKHMLPTVLRMAGDPVANVRFNVAKSLQKIGPILDNSTLQSEVKPILEKLTQDQDVDVKYFAQEALTVLSLA, from the exons ACACCATCTATGATGAGGATGAGGTCCTCTTGGCTCTGGCGGAACAGCTGGGAACCTTCACTACTCTGGTGGGAGGCCCGGAATACGTGCACTGCCTGCTG CCACCCCTGGAGTCACTGGCCACGGTGGAGGAGACAGTGGTACGGGACAAGGCAGTGGAGTCCTTGCGGGCCATCTCACACGAGCACTCACCCTCTGACCTGGAGGCCCATTTTGTGCCACTGGTGAAGCGGCTGGCAGGTGGTGACTGGTTCACCTCCCGCACCTCAGCCTGTGGCCTCTTCTCCGTGTGCTACCCCCGAGTATCCAGTGCTGTCAAGGCAGAACTTCGACA GTACTTCCGGAACCTGTGCTCAGATGACACCCCCATGGTGCGGCGGGCCGCAGCCTCCAAGCTGGGGGAGTTTGCCAAGGTGCTGGAGCTGGACAATGTCAAGAGTGAGATCATCCCCATGTTCTCCAACCTGGCCTCTGACGAGCAG GACTCAGTGCGGCTGCTGGCAGTGGAGGCATGTGTGAACATTGCCCAGCTTCTGCCCCAGGAGGATCTGGAAGCCCTGGTGATGCCCACCCTGCGCCAGGCTGCTGAGGACAAGTCCTGGCGCGTCCGCTACATGGTGGCTGACAAGTTCACAGAG CTCCAGAAAGCAGTGGGGCCTGAGATCACTAAGACAGACCTGGTCCCTGCCTTCCAAAACCTGATGAAGGACTGTGAGGCCGAGGTGAGGGCCGCAGCCTCCCACAAGGTCAAAG aATTCTGTGAAAATCTCTCAGCTGACTGTCGGGAGAATGTGATCATGACCCAGATCTTGCCCTGCATCAAG GAGCTGGTGTCAGATGCCAACCAACATGTCAAGTCGGCCCTGGCCTCAGTCATCATGGGCCTCTCTCCCATCCTGGGGAAAGACAACACCATTGAGCACCTTTtgcctctcttcctggctcaaCTGAAGGATGAG TGCCCTGAGGTACGGCTGAACATTATCTCCAACCTGGACTGTGTGAATGAGGTGATTGGCATCCGGCAGCTGTCACAGTCCCTGCTACCTGCCATTGTGGAACTGGCTGAGGATGCCAAGTGGCGGGTGCGGCTGGCCATCATTGAGTACATGCCCCTGCTGGCTGGACAGCTG GGGGTGGAGTTCTTTGATGAGAAACTCAACTCTTTGTGCATGGCCTGGCTCGTGGATCATG TCTATGCCATCCGCGAGGCAGCCACCAGCAACCTGAAGAAGCTGGTAGAGAAGTTTGGGAAGGAGTGGGCTCATGCCACTATCATCCCCAAGGTCTTGGCCATGTCTGGAGACCCCAACTACCTGCACCGCATGACTACACTCTTCTGCATCAAT GTGCTGTCTGAGGTCTGTGGACAGGACATCACCACCAAGCACATGCTGCCCACGGTCCTGCGTATGGCTGGGGACCCTGTAGCCAATGTCCGCTTCAACGTGGCCAAGTCCCTGCAGAAGATAGGGCCCATCCTGGACAACAG caCCCTGCAGAGTGAAGTGAAGCCCATACTAGAGAAGCTGACCCAGGACCAGGATGTGGACGTCAAGTACTTTGCCCAGGAGGCTCTGACTG TTCTGTCTCTCGCCTGA